Proteins encoded in a region of the Epinephelus lanceolatus isolate andai-2023 chromosome 20, ASM4190304v1, whole genome shotgun sequence genome:
- the bhlhe22 gene encoding class E basic helix-loop-helix protein 22, whose protein sequence is MDRRMNLNGGAGDIFHKTLSAVSTKKMDPFRSSAGIELPARDRQSPISCFDQTDQDSIQPGGLAGGRGGPLGLPTGSLCVNFGESANRTSAAESSGGEQSPDDDSDGRCDMVLLADGRTVPTGKGEGGKKTKEQKILRLNINARERRRMHDLNDALDELRGVIPYAHSPSVRKLSKIATLLLAKNYILMQAQALEEMRRLVAYLNQGQAISAASIPATTALAAPGLGAYEQPPGYPFPTGVAASSCPDKCALFNNATSSLCKQCTDKP, encoded by the coding sequence ATGGACAGAAGGATGAACTTGAACGGCGGTGCAGGGGACATTTTTCACAAAACTCTCAGCGCCGTGTCCACTAAAAAAATGGACCCTTTCAGGTCGTCGGCCGGCATTGAACTACCAGCCAGAGACCGTCAGTCACCGATCAGCTGCTTCGACCAGACCGATCAAGACTCGATTCAGCCGGGAGGACTGGCAGGAGGTAGAGGGGGGCCACTGGGTCTGCCGACCGGATCTTTGTGCGTCAATTTCGGTGAGAGCGCCAACAGGACCTCGGCGGCGGAGAGCAGCGGCGGAGAACAGAGTCCCGACGATGACAGCGACGGCAGGTGTGACATGGTCCTTCTGGCCGATGGGCGGACGGTGCCCACGGGGAAAGGAGAAGGAGGTAAGAAAACCAAAGAGCAGAAAATACTGAGGCTAAACATCAATGCCAGAGAAAGACGACGGATGCACGATCTGAACGACGCGCTGGATGAGCTCAGAGGGGTCATCCCTTACGCGCACAGCCCCTCAGTGCGGAAACTCTCCAAAATTGCCACTTTGCTGCTCGCCAAAAACTACATCCTCATGCAGGCGCAGGCTCTGGAGGAGATGAGGAGGCTAGTGGCGTATCTCAACCAGGGCCAAGCCATCTCTGCTGCCTCGATACCGGCCACCACTGCCCTCGCAGCTCCCGGCTTGGGCGCGTACGAGCAGCCGCCTGGATATCCTTTCCCCACCGGGGTGGCTGCGTCCTCCTGCCCTGACAAATGTGCCCTATTCAACAACGCCACCTCCAGCCTCTGCAAACAGTGCACTGACAAGCCTTAA